A stretch of DNA from Besnoitia besnoiti strain Bb-Ger1 chromosome II, whole genome shotgun sequence:
ttcgccgccgccttcgtcctctccgcggccgtcaagtcgcggcgcgcctgcgaaccGGCCGCGCGCCACGGAGCCCACCATgccgagctccgccgcccacTCTTCGGTGAGGCACTCAGCGACGGTgcgaaggcccgcgaggaAGATCTgttgcctctgcagcgcgcccaTCGGGCCTCCTCCCGCGGTGCCCTGCAggtgcagcggcagctgaaTGCGCCAGTCGAGAGCCGGaaggggcgacgcgagagagacgtcTTTCCCGCTTCCTCCACTGTTCGCCGACAAGAACAGGAGCGAGGCATTCAGAGCCccgcccttcttctgcaCAGTCGCCTGTTTCGCTCCAAAAAAAAAGGCCCCCCCCGGCGAGCTatctcttccgcctccgccggctgcaCCCGCagcggcccccgccgcgtccagcTGCTTGAGGAAGCGCTCTTGGTGCTGCacgagcgcctgcagcagcagagagcgaatCGCCCGATCCTTctccccggcgccgcccgccgcgctaggtgctgccgccccgccctcccccgctCCCCGCGGGCCCCACAGAGCCGGCGAGACGAGCCGGAGGGCGACAGGCTGGAAGAGGGGACTCTGGATGGCGCACACGACGGGAATGTCGAGGTATTTCtgaacgaagacgacgaggtgcgcgaggaagccgacggcggcggaaagcGACTCGCACTcggcaggcgacagcgccgtgggcggcggcgccacaggAGCGACCGGTGTCGTCGGAGCGCCGGAGAGACTCGCCGAGCTCGACGTGCTGCTCAAGCCCGACCCCGTTCTGCCTGGCTCCCCCGGCGGCGCACCCGACCCCGAACCCCCAAGCCCTCCGCCCCCTGAGGCCGAGGCCGTGCtccccgcgccgctgtcACCCCCCTCGGCAGCCCcactgtctcctcgcccctccgccgcggcggggggcgtcgcggcgccgtgcAGAGACTGTGTGGAGCTGCTTCGGCGGCTGGAGACTGGCGACGGGGTGGGGAGCCCGAACAGTGagcgctccagcgcgtccAGGGGCGGGATCTCGAAGCCGCGAATCGTCCTCTCACGGCCGTAGTTCTCAACGGGGAAAATCTGAACGAGCTCGCAAAGCATGCGGATGCGCCGGCAATACAGAGCCtgccggaggagacgcaggtcGTGGCTCAGCACAGCGAGCGCGTTCTGCCGCGAAGGtgaacgcagagaaagacacCGGCCTGCCAAAAAGCGACGCCCGTGTGCGACGGCGCACGCCACGGCTCTCGCATGTGcccggagagccgcgagccgaACGAGCCGGTGAGACAGCGAGACTGACGCGGCCCCTCGGAGCGGCGCAGAATGAACAACGGAGAAAGACGGGGCGCGCGACGAAAGAGTGCGggtcgaggaggaggcgccaggAGAGCAGgtggcgtgcgccgcggacgcgaggtGGCTCCacgcctctctcctttttTTCGATCCTGCGTCATCTGTCAGGGCGACTTGCTCCGAACCAACCTCTGTGaaggcgccttctctctgtgcgccgtcgtcctctctccgcgcgatCGGCCTAAGCTCGTAGGCTAGGCAAGCCGCTTtttcctccgcgctgcgAGTGCGTCCGGCTAGAGGAGCGGCGTCGGTCTCGCTTCCTGTTTGGTGCATCTCCTCCACCGCGCGTCGCTCAGTCTCTCTGcttgcctcgtcttcgcggcgaaggagcgcctgcagctccctCTGCCGCGACTTCCGTTCGCCTCTGACGCGCATCACCTCCGCCCCCAGCTGCCTCatcgccagcagctgcgcccagaaggcctgcgcggactgcggaggctgcggcgcgcgcccgccagagagagatgaagacgagaaggacgcggcgccgccccccagcACCGGCCGCGTGCCAGCATCGTGCCAGACCACGCATCGAAGAGAACACGCGGACTCCGTGGACGCCGGTGACGCGCGCAAGGAgaccggcgacgcagcatTGCCGCGGCGCAAccccgagagagaggcggcgccttgcgacgccgcaggacaCCGGTTCGAAAGACTCGAGgtagagacagaggagacctCTCGCCCGTTGAAACcgtgcgacgccgcgaggtTGGTGAGGCGCTGCCCGTCAGCGAGCGTCACGACGACTGCcgggggaggcgacgcgcccgggGGAGGAGAGCAgggcagagacgccggcggcagcgcccacAGAGCCTCGCCAGGCTGCAGAAGCCTGAGCCGCCTGAGGTtcacgcgaagcagcgggATCTCATccctcgacgacggcgaggctcTGTGGAGattttccgcggcgcccgcggcctgcgtgactcgccgcgcgggtcTGACGCCTGGTGACGACGCGTGCGAAGCTGaccgagacggcgaggagcctcccgacgacgcgcagaacgagggaggaagcgaatAAGAAGCCGACcaagcaggcgccgcagacagctgAGAGTCCACGCGCAcacgaggcgacgaggcagaagaggtCGGGGGCACCGCGGCCGGAGCTAGAGAGAGCAAAAACGAGTGACAGAGGCTTGAGAGGGGGTCCAGGTCCTCCGCGCTCGAGAAGTGCGACACAGGCTGCTCCGCGTCGACACAGAGgccgctctgcagcgccggcagaagggtccgcggcggcgccgggagcGACGTaggcgtcgaggaggaggagtTTGAGAACGGAAAGTACTCGGggctggaggaggagacTGGGCGCCCGTCCCGCGGTCGCTGAGGGGTCCAGCTGGCACACTCGCTAGCTTGCTTCGCCGACCCAGGGGGTTCGCcctgcttcgcgtccgcggcgaccgccgcctcgcgcctcagctCCCCGTTCTCTGGCCTCTCAGTCGCTCTGCGGGCACGCAggtctgcgcccgccgccgcgcctccggcgccctGCGTGACTGTCGAATCGGACCACGGCAGCACCGGGTGCAGCTTCAAGtagaaggcgcgcggcgcctccgccgcctccgctgtcccgcccccctccccctccgcgccAGCCTGTGactggcgacgcgcagaggctgaAGCAGAGGCAGGACTCGAGTCGGAGAGGCTGTCCGACTccggctgcgggcgctctctcccgcgcgcggcgcggaaatAGGCGGGTGCtggagagggaggcagatGCGCAGGGATGTTGAAGAGCGAAATCGAGCgaacgaagcggaggcgtctGCCTGGAGGAGGGGGCGGCTGCACGGCGACTCGACGccaggcgtcgccgtcgttgTCAGGCAGCCTCCGTGCAGGCGAGTCTCCGGAGTAGAGacggggcgacggcggcggcgaggacgaaggcgacggcggcggcgaggacgaaggcgacgacgagggagaggaagaaagggaAGAATAGAGAGAAGACACCGACTCGGAGATCCAGACAGACGAACTATTTCCATCAGAAGaccctcctccgccctcctcgccctcttcgccggAGCGGCACGGAgcccagcgaggagacgtCATCCGgtccacggcgccgccgcaaagCACTCATCGACGCAAAGTCGCAAAAAGAGACACCCGACAAAAAACGAAGAAATACCAAGGGAAAACGGAGAAAAGCGATGCTCGCGctggtcgcccgcgcccgccgcaaaGCCCTACAAACGGCAGACGCCGGAATAGAGCCGGAGTAATCCAGTACCGCCTCCTCGGTTTTCGCTGAAATGGAAATCCAGAGTGTAAAGACGTTGGCAGCTCCACATAATTCACAAGAAACTTgacacgcgacgcgcgcgtgcctctcccATTCGGCCTTCACGAGTCGAGATCGGAGACGCcaatacatgcatatatatacatatacacatatatatacatatatacacatatgtatgcatgtgtatatatatatatgtatgaaaTACTGTGCTCGGGAAACGCCGCGCTGAACGTGTGAGGCCTACCGCGCTCCTTGGAGCTCGTAAGGAAGGGCGCAAACTAGGCAGCTCACTGAGCCGCGACCCATCCCCGGTCTCTCCGCCCCAGTTCGTGAATGTCTAATTACCGCGGCGAGTTCTTCCCCTCTCTAAAACCTCCACGTTGAGCATCCGGCGCAGACGGACGCCACGCGAATAGGAGCTCCGTAGAGCTCGTTGGTGAGAATGAAAGAAGCGCCGAGGCGATGCAAAGCGAACCGTTGCGAGACGCGTCAGAAGAGAGATTGAGGCAAGCGTTTGGAGGAGTGAAAAACGAGGGGAACAGTCTCCCGCAGCGGGGTTCGACAGGCTGGCAATAGTCGAGAGCGGAGGgaacggcgaggcgaagcgagaagaagggaggAAATAGAAAGAAGAAAGTTGGTGTGACAGGGCTGCAAAAACGACacagacgcggagaaaggTACCGAGAGACAGCCCCTAAAAGCGAGCATCTCTCGCCTGGAGAGAGCGATGACGACCTGCACCGCCACTGTGAAACCTCAAAGTCCTCCTCAGAAGATGCCGTGAGAAGCGCAGAAAGCGGAAACGTAAAGGGATTGGagcaaagaaaaagagagatcGCACTGATTTATCGAGGTGTCCGGCGCGGTGTCGCAGCTGCGATCATACGGTCGCGGCTGgctgtatctcataacctGAGTCACCTTCAGGATTCTACGGACTACCCTGTCTGTGTTGATTCGGTTGAACACGTGATGAAGACAACCAAAGAACGTGCGGCATAGCCGAGATGTCGCAGGACGCGCAGAAAAGGAGGCGCTCTAGAAGGACGGAACGGCTTTCGTTAATCGAGAGGTTGCCAAAATTCCATATTgccgagacagagagaaaaacgaagacaGGCGCGAGGTCACCGAACCGTGGATGGTAGTGCATCTTTCTCTCCGGAGAAACGGGCGATCTAGCCACGAGCGAAGTCCCTTTTCCCGCATGTCCACGACTAGCATCGGCTTCTGCTCTTCTCCATCTCTTGATTCTTCCGTTTTCTTGTCTGGAACTCTTCTCTGCGACTCTCGGTGCGTTTTTCCAGTTCTCTCCCTTTTTCCAgtcgcgtttcttcgcatgcgcgtggaagggacgccggcgcagcatGCGCGAACGCGTGCCGCGGCTACTCTAGTAGAGATCTCTTTTGCCTAAAATTACGGACCGCCCTGGCGTTCAAAGGGGCGCGGATGTCTTCTCTTCACCTGCACGATAAAAGACTCCGTCCAAAACTGAGAAGAGACGGGGAATCACCGTTCGAGCGCGTTTGTCTTTCGAAGGGCTGCCGGCCGAGCGAAAAGGACCGGCGTTGCTAGACGCCGCGTGCTCCCCACAAAAAAAACGCAACGGAACAAAAAAAGCAAGGACACTCGAGAGCGACAgtgcgaggagagggagtgcagcggcgtccgcgccgaaACCTGAGACAGAGTACGAATGAAAGAGGAGCCCGAGTTCTGTTTGCCAGAACAGGCGACTCGAGTTCGCGTTCGCAGTCGGCCAGAACAGGCGACTTCGAACGCGAACTCGAGAACGAACCTCAGTCCGGTGAGTTTCTTTCTCGGTCAGATCTCGCTGGAAATCTGTGTAGAATCCCGCTTTCTCGTCCTCTAGTGTCCTTGGTCTGCGTTCTTCCAGACCTCAGCTCACTGCGTAGCGTCGATAGAGAGCGCAGTCACTCTAGTTTTGGGTTCCTTTTGCGCGCAGCGCCCTGCTTTTTTCCCCTGTTTACGAAAGGGGCTGCGCTGCAGGTTCAATAGTGTCTCAAAATTCGTTCTGGACCGAAAGAGAAACGGacagcgtcgcggcgacgggtgtatgtacacgtGCGCGCGCGTTGAAGTCTGCTTGTCTGTCGCTACCTGCGTTTGCACTGTTTTCCTCCATTCTGTCTGgatctctctccgcctcccgcgACCTGATTCTCTTCCGTTTCAGCTCGTGTAGGACTGAAGCTCGCGTGTGGGTCTCTCCTCTTGGCACGCTACATCGAGGGGACTGCGCCGCTATGTTCCTTTCGCAGAATTAGCGGCGTTAAAAACAGTCCAATCAAAAACCGATGGCGATTGGCTACCCCGCCAGAAGCTGAAAAACGTGAGCCAGCCACATGCTTGGGGGTGGAGCGAAGTCGCTATTCGGCCTCAGCAAAGCGCTGCCTGGCTGGATCTCTgttcgcgctgcagaggcgtgcgccgtggagagaagagcggcTAGTCGTTTGCGCTTCAGAGACTAGCAGAGTTTGTCAGTTTCTCCGTGTGAGACGAGTCCGTCTACGAATCCCGCGTCCAGCTCGACTGAAAAGGAATGCAAAACTGAAAAGAGAGCTCCTTTTCCATGTTCTCTCAGCGGACGCGCACAGCAACGAaaagaggcggaaggcagCAACAGGCACACCGAGCCCCAgacggcgcctccgctcatttagagaaagaaaaaccgGGCCTCGCATACAAAAcaggaaaaagaagacgagcTGCCTTCATTCGATCCATCTCACCGAAACAGCGCGCAAGAGGATCCCAGTCTGACTGAGGCGATACGAAGACACACGTGCACGCGTCAGACGAGAAGCGAGACCTCAAGAACAGGAACAACCTGCGAAGGAAAAAACGACGTCgtcccttcttcctctctgcttgAGAATATTCCTGGCGGTCAGCACGCGCGAGGATGTGCACTGTCCTCTCTTGAAAAAACCCCACGATGAAGGCCTCCTCCCCTGCCAACGACGAGCGAACGGTGCGCCTTCCCGACGGTCAGCTTATTCTCTCCATCTCAGAAAAAAGATAAAACTCTCTTGTGGCTGCGGCCTCACGCGCATGGTTTTTCCCTGCGCAGTGCCGCTCTCCCGTTCTCAGTTTTTTCCGTCTCGCGCGACTCTACAGCACTGCGATgacgacgaaggaggcgTAGAAGAGGGAGATCGGGTACGCCACCAGGTACCGCTGATCATGCATTTGCAGCGCCTGGGAGGAAAAAAAACCGGAATCTGTCGTTCGTCATTGCCAAGCCTGACCGGTCCCGAAAAACCAAGCGCAACTCAAGAGGACGGGGAGCAGACAGGCCGCCGCATGCAAACAAACATCGACGCATATATCTACACTGAGTACAGCAGtagcgaaagagagagatgcGAGGTTGACAGAAGACAGATACACAAGTTGAACGCATATAGGAAGAGACACAGATAcactcatatatatacacatacatagatGCACACAGACAGATACGCACGTGGCGCTAAAAGCAGGTACACGCGTCAAGACAAGGCAGCTCGACGGCGAATGCAGATACTGCTCAAATCGTCTgcgagaaaacgcgagaaTGGTGAAAGTGAGTTCGTGCGCTCATTCCCCGGCGCCCCCCCCTGACTCGACACAAATACGCCCTTGGATATATCTTCTAGctacgcatgcgcgccgcgaacCCTGAATGAGCATAAAAGAACAAGCGAGTCTCTGTGCAGACGCATCCGCGGACCGCTTCAAAGCACCTGCGTTTTTTTGCGCGCTTACGGCTTCGAAGAACCTCGAGGCCGTCGCAGTGCAccagaggacgcagaagagagagaacagAAGGCCGAAAAAAGACGACTTGAGCGCTacgaagagcgaggcgagcgcaaTGAGCAGCACGGGCAGCAAGCCGTAGCCGAGGATGCTGATGGTGCTGTACAGATCGATCCCTTCTCTCTGAAAATGTAAAAAAACCGAAGtgaagcgagagaaaaccACATCAACCAGTTCCGCAAAACGGTAGaggagcggccgcggaggccgacgcagagaaaaacaagCCTGGGGGGACACACGCGCAGAGTCCCACCGCAGAGCAACGAAgtggaaagagaaaaagactggcgcaggccgcgcccgccaggcGAACACGTCAAACAACCGGACCGCCTCAGCTAGGTTGTTTCCGTGCGCGCATTTCAAATATTGCGATTCAGATTCAATGCTCTGATGTGTGAGCATTCTGGTTAGTCTGTATCGTGTTTACTAACTGCAGGGACGCTGTTCAGGCCTGCTGTGCATGTATACCTAAAATTCGCGTGTCTGATTGACATTGAGCTTTTCCTACGCActcatccaagatatatcCATCTATTGTGGacgcacgcacgcgcgagccgatggagagaaggaaagcaAAGGGACGTTTGCAAAGAACGCCGCTCAAAGCTGAGCAGCTCGCCCAAGAGCAAATCAAACGCTGGCGAGGCCAGGGCGCATGAACGGGATAGAGAGGAGAGCAAGAAGGTCGTCTCTGAAATCGCCGAATAGGCGCGCGGAGTAGGTTTTCGGCTCTTACCGGGCTCATGAGGTTGAGAAGTACGTAGGTGCAGAGGCTGCCCACGATCGACAGACCGTAGATGTGCCCGAAGGACGCTTTTCCAAGCTGCAAAAAAAAGCATTTCGAAGCGATATCCTATCAAactcgccgccgagagacCACAGTGGGAGGCCTGCctgacgcgcgccgccctcaaGAAGGCCTCTATTTCCTCTTCAGTCGCTGGGCAAGTTGTGCACGGCACCGCCTCTGTGCCAGGGTTGCAGCAAGGGAGGGTCCGCCAGAGACGGCCGAAAGCAAAGCCGATCTGCTGCATATCTGGTGACGCACCTGGATGCTGCAGCCGCTACCCGCTCACGAGATGCGTCGCGCATTTTCTGGTTTCTGCCGTCTGCGACGGGCATATACAgacgtgtgtgtgtgaaAAAGCGCTTCCGAGTACAGAGCAGCGAAACGAAGGCAAGTTACCAtaaggagaagaaaggccAGGGTGATGGCGACGACAAGCGGTCCGCACATGTCGGAGTGAACCAAGAGGTCGTGCTCCAGCCTGCgaaacgcagagacgaaaaacgcggaaaaaaTCTGTTCAGCCTCCCTCTTCGACGGCATGTCGGATTCGCAGCGACCGTGTAGACGCGTCCTCactgcggagggagaggaaccgcacgcgcgcgaagcgacgacgcgacagACGGAAGAAGcctcgaaggcgacggcgcgtggcgacggcacatggcgacggcgcgtgacggctgcgcagcgaaaCCGAAATCGCGAAAGGCGCAGGGAAACCGAGATCCAGCCGACGAACAGA
This window harbors:
- a CDS encoding hypothetical protein (encoded by transcript BESB_035870) gives rise to the protein MTSPRWAPCRSGEEGEEGGGGSSDGNSSSVWISESVSSLYSSLSSSPSSSPSSSPPPSPSSSPPPSPRLYSGDSPARRLPDNDGDAWRRVAVQPPPPPGRRLRFVRSISLFNIPAHLPPSPAPAYFRAARGRERPQPESDSLSDSSPASASASARRQSQAGAEGEGGGTAEAAEAPRAFYLKLHPVLPWSDSTVTQGAGGAAAGADLRARRATERPENGELRREAAVAADAKQGEPPGSAKQASECASWTPQRPRDGRPVSSSSPEYFPFSNSSSSTPTSLPAPPRTLLPALQSGLCVDAEQPVSHFSSAEDLDPLSSLCHSFLLSLAPAAVPPTSSASSPRVRVDSQLSAAPAWSASYSLPPSFCASSGGSSPSRSASHASSPGVRPARRVTQAAGAAENLHRASPSSRDEIPLLRVNLRRLRLLQPGEALWALPPASLPCSPPPGASPPPAVVVTLADGQRLTNLAASHGFNGREVSSVSTSSLSNRCPAASQGAASLSGLRRGNAASPVSLRASPASTESACSLRCVVWHDAGTRPVLGGGAASFSSSSLSGGRAPQPPQSAQAFWAQLLAMRQLGAEVMRVRGERKSRQRELQALLRREDEASRETERRAVEEMHQTGSETDAAPLAGRTRSAEEKAACLAYELRPIARREDDGAQREGAFTEVGSEQVALTDDAGSKKRREAWSHLASAAHATCSPGASSSTRTLSSRAPSFSVVHSAPLRGAASVSLSHRLVRLAALRAHARAVACAVAHGRRFLAGRCLSLRSPSRQNALAVLSHDLRLLRQALYCRRIRMLCELVQIFPVENYGRERTIRGFEIPPLDALERSLFGLPTPSPVSSRRSSSTQSLHGAATPPAAAEGRGDSGAAEGGDSGAGSTASASGGGGLGGSGSGAPPGEPGRTGSGLSSTSSSASLSGAPTTPVAPVAPPPTALSPAECESLSAAVGFLAHLVVFVQKYLDIPVVCAIQSPLFQPVALRLVSPALWGPRGAGEGGAAAPSAAGGAGEKDRAIRSLLLQALVQHQERFLKQLDAAGAAAGAAGGGGRDSSPGGAFFFGAKQATVQKKGGALNASLLFLSANSGGSGKDVSLASPLPALDWRIQLPLHLQGTAGGGPMGALQRQQIFLAGLRTVAECLTEEWAAELGMVGSVARGRFAGAPRLDGRGEDEGGGEEDVLFLPLNALESVETILHREMWGFDRTT